DNA from Oncorhynchus nerka isolate Pitt River unplaced genomic scaffold, Oner_Uvic_2.0 unplaced_scaffold_2541, whole genome shotgun sequence:
tcagcctattgcaggcgctcaggccggtccccgcctcttggcgcttctgttgatagatgtaactgttgctGTGAAGAACATCCCTGCGCTCATGCtcgataccgttatctcgcacctggctcctgttatctaacaaaaggcCGCTTGTTCTGCAACtccacgctctgaatgtgcccccaAACCCATTGCACAGGTCCTgtcttctgtatttttccatcatgagaaaggcccatggccttGAAACTTTTAACAATgattcaagtcagctatgttgcataacacatacatacatccacacaagccaacagcagataatattcaatcatatatatggtaatggcgaTAATGTAAAACACAGAATCCAACACTAGGGCGAGTGAAATGGTcacagtgaggtgttctctcattaatATCTGAATGTAGCTCctaagctagccaacgttagccagttagcttgggtgcttgactgctgttgttaggtcagaaCGCTTGGATCAATCCTACTTTAGGGCCATAGCTTCCAGTGTGCGCTCTAAATTTACAAACGGACATTCTGgcaacgctctgagtttacgaacacccagagcacactctggcactctaGATCAAATTTGCGAACACACCGTattataaaccagcctttagtcttgaaatggttagtacatggcctcacatgtgaatccctaaagagatgggtggggctaaagcttaagagggggtgaacaatgctgaatgggtgtagacaaagaagagctctccagtaggtttaccaaagcattcaaaggccattttctcaaaagtgaggttacgaGTTGATCCacattcaaagcagaattactttcccattgttcctcaactgtagtgttgCTATACCatttttgtagctctgagtctctaattttatccaatgtaaaaaaacacaattaAAAATGTTGCATCGAGCTTGTCGGTCACATATTACCGGCAGTCATGGGTCATGACCTCAGTAAAATTCCACATGACTACTGAGTTAATCTCCTTTTATGCACTCGACATGCTTTGGTAGTACCTAACTTGCTAACTACCAGCAGGTCCTAATGgcttggtactcagggctctattgtccctgtaacctctctgacatcaatgcaattgaaaatcacatcaaacacttaaacagtatgtgcttttaaaactcacTGTGATGATCAAGTTAAAGACAGTTTCAACCTGTTATTGAACTTCTGAGTGGAAAACATagtagttgtggatgttgtttcaaaatGAAACAACGAAATGAACAGccctttctaaggtgatgattcattcaaaacacCCATGAGCATAAGAGCTTATGTATAGGCATATATGAGCCCAAGCCCCCAAAAATAAAACTGAATTAAAATAATGATTTGAGTCCTACTATAAAATTATATAAAATAATTGCACGGGAAACATATCTTGTcagggtagggtagcctagtggttagagtgttggcctagtaaccagaaggttgcaagttcaaatccccgagctgacaaggtctgtcattctgcccctgaacaggcagttaacccactgttcctagactgtcattgaaaataagaatttgttcttaactgacttgccaagttaaataaaggtaaaataaacatccatacccacacacgcaggcagttaaataaaggtcaaataaatacaaatggtGTGTAGGCAGATAATATACAGTTTGCCAACTCTCCTGTTcctctgaaatacattttcttcattttATGTTTATTTAGTCCTGCCTAAAATACAACATTGATTTATTGTGATGATTAAATTATTTATTACACTTAAAAAATGTAGATGCTCCAATGGCATCAGCGGCTTGTAGGTGTTGAGGCCTGGAGATGTTAAACGTGTTTACCATAAAAGTGAACTTGATCACTGGAAACAACAGGCGCTTATTAGAGACAGGTTTCTATTTGAGCCAGCAGTCTATTTCCTTAATGCACACACCTTTTGCTCATTTGCATAGTTAATTGTTTCATTCCAGCATTCACTTCCAGCATTTTAATAAATGCACTAATGTGGTATAATTTACCCGTCACATGTATTTTGTCTTAGTATGCCTttatttcaaataaaaaaattacTTCCTTGACAGAATAATCTCTTCTTTGACTGTGCATTTTCGGCAGCTGATTTCTTGGGGTCTGTACTCCCGAACTTCACTGTTTTTGTGCTTGCCAGTTAGCAGTGGTCAGCTGTTAACAGCCCATGGCTAGCAGTTTCTTACTGGCAAATTATTCAGGAATTATTTAATGTATCGAATCAAACATTAAACCTTGTAAATAATTCATGAATTCACGGTCAATTGCCATGAGACCGGCTGTATattgcatgacaataaccagcTGACTAAATGTCATGACCTCCACAGCTCTAGATAAAACATCTTCTTAAAACATTATGGCAATCCTTAGTGCAACACCTAGCAGCCTAATCAAGAGATGTTGGCCTTTTGTGGAGGCTGAAAGAGGCATAGTTCAGACATTATCTGAGAGGAGGTTATGTATCTCTTTATTGAAAGAGACCACTTTTACATTTTTCAGATTATTTAACTTTTGAGAAATGTTAAGTGGGACATCTGTTAAACATTTAATTACATTTGAGTGTACAACACAttttgcccccagaacagcctcaatccatcagggcatggactttactaggtgttgaaagcgttctacagggattctggcccatgttgactccaattcttgtcacagttgtcaagttggctggatgtcctttgggtggtggaacattcttgatacacatgggaaactgttgagcgtgaaaaaccaggcagcgttgcagttcttgacccaaACTTATGCTCTTGGCAcataccataccctgttcaaaggcacttcaatatttctgtcttgcccattcaccctctgaatggcacacatacaaaatccttctttatcccgtttcctctccttcatctacactgattgaagtggatttaaaaagtgacattaataagggatcataactttattctggattcacctggtcagtctgtcatgaaaagagcaggtatccttaatgtgttgtacactcagtgtttatCTGGAGTTAAGCTGTAACCCTGACAATGTGTTTATTTTCCCTTAGTACTTCCTGCTCCAGACCAGCTGACTGTTGACTCAGTGGACACCACATCAGCTGCTGTTAGCTGGATCCAGCCACCGGGATTGGACCAAACCCAACATCATTACCAGATCTCCTATcgctgttcagggacagaaccacACATCACTACCACATCTTCACCCAGCATCACTCTCTCTGACCTGAAACCTGCTACTGAATACTCTGTCACTGTCTGCGCTGTGCTGGAAAATGGAAAGCAAAGTCAACTGGTGTTAACGACCCTCACCACAGGTAAGGAAGTACCCTACttaagtacagtgccttgcgaaagtattcggcccccttgaactttgcgaccttttgccacatttcaggcttcaaacataaagatataaaactgtatttttttgtgaagaatcaacaacaagtgggacacaatcatgaagtggaacgacatttattggatatttcaaacttttttaacaaatcaaaaactgaaaaattgggcgtgcaaaattatccAGGCGTGGGAAGAAATGGTGCCGGAATAGCAGAAACACTTCATTTTTGTTACAAATCAGCTTCTGTTGTGACTTCTGCTTCAGCTTATTTTTTCCCATATCAAAAGGAATTGCAAGCTGGCTTGTTCTATTTTTTTAACTACTATTCTACTTTTCCTATTGTAGTCTATTTCTGTAGTTAAATGATAACACTGACAATAATGTATTTTCTCTTAGTACTTCCTGCTCCAGACCAGCTGACTGTTGACTCAGTGGACACCACATCAGCTGCTGTTAGCTGGAACCAGCCACCAGGATTGGACCAAACCCAACATCAGTACCAGATCTCCTACAACTGTCCAGGGACAGAACCACACATCACCACCACGTCTTCACACAGCATCACTCTCTCTGACCTGCAAGGTGGTACTCAGTACTCTGTCACTGTCTGCACTGTGCTGGAAAATGGAAAGCAAAGTGAACTGGTGTCAACAACCTTCACCACAAGTAAGGAAGTCAAATACGTCAAGTTTGTCACCAGACATAATATTTATCAAACCTTAACTAGTTATCAAAATAACTATGAACTAATCATAATGGATGTGTCAGCATGGGATGTTAAGGTCCAGTATTTTTCCTGATGAGAAATATATGATGGTGAATTCCCCAGATCTCAACATGCAGTTTGGTGCTAAAATTAATACAAGTTTTTTATAGTGTCTGAATTCTTGCTTTCTTCCATTAGTGTGAGTCATTATGTCAAGGGGTTGATCTGCCTCTGCTTACTATAACTTTATCAGTAGTGGAGTGTTAAACACCTGTTATTGTGGAGAGGATTTAGAACTGcagtgttttttgttttgttgccatggtgacaacaatgtagcAGTGGCACAGTGAAGTTGATAAATACATATAccggtttcttttttttttttcatatcTAACCTCTGTTATGACTTCTGCTTTAGTTTATTTCTTCCCTTCCCattaccctcataaaactgaccatcctcccgatccttgacttcgacgatgtcatttacaaaatagcctccaacactctactcagcgaattggatgcagtctatcacagcgccatccgttttgtcactaaatcCCCATATACtccccaccactgtgacctgtatgctctcgttggctggtcttCGCAACGTATtcctcgccaaacccactggctccaggtcatctataactctttgctaggtaaagctccgccttatctcagctcgctggtcaccatagcaacacccacccgtagcacacgcttcAGCGggtgtatttcactggtcaccatagcaacacccacccgtagcacacgcttcttcagcaggtgtatttcactggtcaccatagcaacacccacccgtagcacgcacttcAGCGggtgtatttcactggtcacccccaaaaccaacacCTGTTTGTGCTGCCttgccttccagttctctgctgccaatgactgaagtTAAATCTCCCTCActgactttaagcatcagctgtcagagcagcttatcgATGGCTGCAGCTCTACAGAGCCCATCTGTAAAtggcccatccaaccaactacctacctcatccaatatctgtttttgtatttctacatgcacatcctcttctgcacatctatcactcctgtgttaattgctcaattgtaatgactttgccactattggcctatttattgccttacctccttacttcatttgcacacactgtatacagatgttattgtgttattgactgtatgtctgtttactccatgtgtaactctgtgttgtttttgtcttactgctctgctttatcttggccaggtcacagttgtaaatgagaactttttctcaactggccgacctggttaaataaaggtgaaataaaaaaataaatatcaaAAGGATTTGCAAGCTGACCTTTTCTACTTTTAAGCTACTTTTCTACTATTCTACTTTCCCTCCTGTATTATATTTCTGGAGTTAAACTGTAGCCCTGACAATAATCTATTTTCTCTTAGTACTTCCTGCTCCAGACCAGCTGACTGTTGACTCAGTGGACACCACATCAGCTGCTGTTAGCTGGAACCAGCCACCAGGATTGGACCAAACCCAACATCATTACCAGATCTCCTACTGCTGTCCAGGGACAGAACCACACATCACTACCAC
Protein-coding regions in this window:
- the LOC115127498 gene encoding fibronectin-like isoform X2, with translation MEKVPQRFFISNCIPGTDPLTAVTDDCHKTFSNLHPGTKYTVSVATVLNNGEQSEPVSTTVCTILPAPDQLTVDSVDTTSAAVSWIQPPGLDQTQHHYQISYRCSGTEPHITTTSSPSITLSDLKPATEYSVTVCAVLENGKQSQLVLTTLTTVLPAPDQLTVDSVDTTSAAVSWNQPPGLDQTQHQYQISYNCPGTEPHITTTSSHSITLSDLQGGTQYSVTVCTVLENGKQSELVSTTFTTILPAPDQLTVDSVDTTSAAVSWNQPPGLDQTQHHYQISYCCPGTEPHITTTSSHSITLSDLQPATQYCHCLHCAGKWKAK
- the LOC115127498 gene encoding fibronectin-like isoform X1, translated to MATEGEDGRQSRWISASLSTVVPPRVLKIDHLEETSFTLHWSKAEGMEKVPQRFFISNCIPGTDPLTAVTDDCHKTFSNLHPGTKYTVSVATVLNNGEQSEPVSTTVCTILPAPDQLTVDSVDTTSAAVSWIQPPGLDQTQHHYQISYRCSGTEPHITTTSSPSITLSDLKPATEYSVTVCAVLENGKQSQLVLTTLTTVLPAPDQLTVDSVDTTSAAVSWNQPPGLDQTQHQYQISYNCPGTEPHITTTSSHSITLSDLQGGTQYSVTVCTVLENGKQSELVSTTFTTILPAPDQLTVDSVDTTSAAVSWNQPPGLDQTQHHYQISYCCPGTEPHITTTSSHSITLSDLQPATQYCHCLHCAGKWKAK